The region ACTAGTCTGGCCCAATTTTGGAATAACAATAAATATCAAAAGGTTACAAAGACCGGAATTTGACTTGTTACTAGATTGCTTAGATTTTTTCTTGACAATGGAGTTGGACAAGAGATTCGGGAGGTTAGGTTTTATTTCATACCGTGAATAGGTGGGAATAAGAAAACCCCCGCTTTGTTGGTTACAAAGAGGGGGTTGAGGTAAATCAAGCTATATTGATGTCAGAAAAAGGAATTGTTTTAGGGCCATCATCGCCGAGCCATTCAACAAAATACCAGCCCTTGGCCCGTTTTTCATGACGAAAATTAACCTCAAATTTCATCCAACGGCCCCACATCTGGATAGTCACGGGTTCGCATTCCTGCTCGCGTACCCACTGGCAATATAGCTGGTAAAGCGGCGTGGCCTGAATAACCATTCTTTCCGAAAGACTGAACTTCTTGGCCGAAGGCTTAAGGAATCGTTCGACCCATTCGCGGAACAATATCATGGACTGGTCCCCGCCCTGAATCTGCAATCCAGAGCCGGGGCGCACATCGGAAAGAAGGTGGCAATATTCAAAAAACAAACGGTGAATATCATCTTCGCAACCACCATTCATTCGTGCTACCTGCACAGCGGATTGTAAAGCAACGGACCGCTGATTCGGACGCAGCCGGGGAAGCTTATCCAACTCATACGGCAAGGAAGGGGTCGAAGCAGATTCTTCGCTTTCGGGATCGTCATCACCAAGAGCATAACAACCTCGTTCACGCAGAGTAGGAAGAACTTCCGAGGTGACCCAACGGCGAAACTTTTTGGCTTCGGGTTTACGGCTTTTGAAGATTAGGGAGTAGAGGCCGGATTCGGAGACGGCTAAAACCTCCTGCCTTCTGCCTATGGGGTCGGTAATACCTACCCCATCTCTTTCGTCATCATCCAATCGCGAAACTGCGTCTTTGTGGTTAGAGATTTCCAAAGCAGCACAAACATCCTTGGCCACAAACCAATAAAGACCTTCTTGATCTGTAACAACCCGGACCACACGGTCACCGAAATCAAAAGGGATAATTTTATCAGACATTGCCAAGCCTCCGCTCCAGATCGCGCATGAACTCGGCGTTCTTGGCTTCCATTGCCTCCCATTCAGTTTTTATCAGATGGGACACACCGCCGAACTTCTCAAAATCAAGGACATCAGAAAGAATTATGAAGGGATAGAGATTAGCTTGAAGCTGTTGCTGGACAAGAGATAAAACGCGGGATTGTTCGGTTTCGTTGATGGGGGTTACTTTTGAGCTCATGAAGAGCCTCCTTGCGGCTGAAAGTGTTTCAAGACTTTAAAAAAATTACCGGGAGCTTGAAACAACGTCCGCAAGAACGCCCTGCTAAACTTTCCCCCTAAGGGTCTTGTATGGTAAAGCAGACTCCCGGCAAAAAATGGAGACTAAATATGATTATGCCCAGAAAGGGGTATGGTTAAAAATAGGGCATAAAAAAGCCACTTCTGACGGGAGCGGAAGCCGCTTGCGGTTAAGAGTGTTTCAAGCTCTTGAGTAATTATTTATCCCGTTATTGGTTAACAAGTCAACCAATAACGGGATATTTTATGTGGTAAGGTCATTTCTTCTTTTTCAATTCATCTCGCAACTTTTCTTTTTCATCCCTAATCCACTTAGACAAGGCAGGCATCAAATGAATATACTTACGTTTAGAAACTTCCCTGTTCTCTGAATGAAAATTAAAACTATCACCGTTGAACTTGATCTTAGAATTTACAGTATTTGCTCTGAGGCTTACTTCAGCACTTATTTTTTCTCCTTCAACCTGCCCTGCAATTATCCACTTCATAGGATCATCAAGCTGGGTCTCTTCAACAGTTGAAATTGCATCTACTGGCAAATCATCAGGAATTCCATGCACAGAGCGAAAAACAATATCCTGTACTTCTATCGGAGTTCCATGAGTCCAAACATTTCCACTCTTTTCCCATCCATACCGCTTGCCTTGGAAACAAACACTGTACCAAATATCATCCTCGCGATCTTTAAAGTAAGCAATTTCACCATGAGGGCTGTCCAGCTTCACAATTTTTTTATCCGCTGGAATTTTCCACCCTTTTTTATAAAACCACTCCAAAGCTTCTTGATACAAAGATAAATACTTCGGTAATCTATCCTGCCCGATACAGTACTGTACAAGATGTTTACAAAGTCTACGGGGATCATCCTGTGGGAATTGCTGCCTGCGTTTCTGCCAATCAGGACAAGTACAGGACAATTGCCCCAGACTGACATGGTAAGTTTCCCCGGATGAACGCGAAACCACCGCTACAGCATCATCTGGAAGAACCGGCCCAGAATTCATCTTGAAATTCTTGAAAAGCCAATAAAGACCAGCCGCGAGAACTATTAATAGCCATTCCATAACATCACCCTAAGGAGTAAATTCAACGTTTCTTGCACTTCCACTGGTCGCATATCCAAGCGCCGCATTAAAAAGGATACCCAAAATAGAACTGACTGTTTCCTTCCGAATCACAGTAGCTGAAGCATACTTGTTTTTCTTAAAAGCAAGGTATTTTTCATTTTTCACGGCAATGTCATAGTCATTATTCCGCATCTGAAACAAGATTTTCCTGTAAACATCTTCCGGGATAGGCTTGGCAAAAGTCACATAAACAACATTTTTCGCATATGTTAAATTATTATTCCTTGAATCTGGATGATTATACGAAAACTTTACTCCATAAGGATTTTCTTTACCTTCATCATATTGCATTTTTTTTGCTGCACACCCCCCAACTAAACAACCCACCATAACCAATAACAAAATTTTTCTCATAAATGCCACCTCGTTAAATTTTACCACCCACCACGATTATAATATTATCTAAAGAGTATCAAGGCGACACAAAGATTCCATAAACAGAAAAATCCCCGGCCGCACAAAATGCAACCGGGGATACAGATGAGGGAGATCCGGACAACCCGGAGACCCTGAAATCTATTTATGCACTAAACTAAAATCAGTCAACGCCATCCTCCGCCGCTGCGTAGACCTCCCATACGGCACAAGCCCGCGCGGATAGCTCGGCAACCCTGATCCGGTCCGGTTTTTCATCCGGCCAGTCAAATTCTCCGACAGTAACCCCCGACTCAGGATCAGTGAAACAGCCCTCGCCCGGTTTATCCATAACACGGACGCTAAAACGTTCCGGGTGCAGGTGAAAAACAAAAAATATTCCCTCTTCGCCATGCTGGACCATCCACTCAGGCCCATCTGTAGGGTCCAGAGCCCAGCCGCGCAATTGCAGCTCAGCGCAGAGCGATTCAGGGATTTCCATTTTCTCGGATTCCATTTTACTAATACGTGTCTGGTCTATTCCGTTTATTGCCAATTCCTCAGCAAATTTAGTCTGGTTCAGTCCAGTCTTTTTCCGTATTTTTTTCAGGTCTGATCCTGTCATTTTATAAATCCTCAATTTTTCGTGCCAGTTCATCACGGGCAATCTTCACCAACACATCAACTACATTTTTAGATTTTTTCGGGCCGATATCCCGCCTGCGTGAACGGATCGCCTCCGGGGTTCTCCATGGCAACAACTGGCAGCACACACAGTCAGGCCATTTAAGTAATAGCCTATCCTCCTCCGGTTGCCACTGATGAATCATTCCTATGCCGGGATCAGTCGGGAGTTTCCATTCAGGAACCCCGGCAACCATGGCAATACACAGCAACTCATAAGTTCCGACCAGAGGGGCGAAACGTTCCTCTGGTAACATCCCTTTTGTCATGCCAGACTGAGGACTACGACGCCCCTTTCTACGATTTTTTGAACGCTCACCGGGGGGTTTACACATAAAAACCTCCAGAAAGGAAATCCCCGCCCGAAGGCGGGGAACATGCTTTTAATCTTCAAGCATTATTGAAATTTCTTCTTCGGCTTCTCTTACCAGCTTGTTTTCCATAAATGCCCGAACAACAGTGTGGAGAGGGCCTTTGTAGTCTACATCATGGATAACGTTTACAGTCTGACTTTCTTCAAAGCAGACCTCATCATAACCATTCTTCTTCAGCCACCTGTTGACTCTCATTTCAATCTGACGAGTGCGATCAAAAGCTGCTGTCCCGTCTGATACTCCGTGCCAACCAAAGTGAGTTGTTGTTGAAGCTGACATCCTAGTTCTCCTGAGTTTGGTTTTGTCTGGGGAGGATTCCCCTCATCTGTTGAAATCAGATTATCGAAACCATAACTCGCCGTCAACATATTTTTGCATATTTTTGCATATTTTTATTTATCTCATTTCAAATACTGAAAAGACACAATAAATCCCCCTCCCGGTAGCCCGGAAGGGGGATTTAAATTTTCATCACACAGGCGATTATATAAACCAGCTCAAGAGAAACAACACCGCCACAGGTAATATAAACCACCGCCTGAAACTACGCCAGAAACTAGCCCAGAAACCCAGCTGCGGCTGTTCCAGCGTGTAGCTATACCCGTGTCCGCACTTCGGACACTTGGCCGGACAATCTGAAATATCAGTTCCGCAGATATGGCAATAAAATTTACCCATAACCCACCTTACCTTTTTGAACTTTCGAAAGCGAGGGGAAAATCACCCCTCGACAACCTCCACACTCTTCATTTGTTCCTTGAGCGCACAAATCAAACAAGAATCGTTTGTACAGGCATGGTAGCGCACCCGCGCCCTGTCCTGTTTTTTTGTGGTCACCACCCTAGCCCGTTCACCGCAGAGCGGACAATCAGCACGCTTTTTCTCGCTGTCCCACTCTACTCCCTTGCGGGCCAGTGCCATTGCCATTCTAACTTTATCGTGTGTGCTCATTTTATCCGACCTCATGAGTGTAGGGGTTGATGACCGGTTCTTGTTTTATGACAACGGGATTTTTCGGCATAATATAGGGACTGCCCAGCGTAATCAGCGAGGGCGTCCAGATGTGTTCCGCGCAGGCATGGCAATAGACTTCACAGTCCAGTAGATGGTTATCGCGTTTTTGGGCAATCCACTTGCCATCCGGCCCACGTTCCTCGGCGAACATCTGCTTGAAATAGTCCTCGCCCGTCTGGGAATGCAGCCACATGGGCTGTCTGGAAGCGGGATTCATGCGCACCAGATGAATTTTATCCTTCATGTCATCAGTGCCGACCAGATAAAGCGGCACTTTCTGCTGCATCTTGGCAGGAATTCCGGGCTGCCCACCCATGGAAGACGGTTTAATGGTATCCTGCTGCCGCTGGGATGCACCCTTGACCCCGTAGACCAGACCGGGCCAGCACCCCGGCTTTGCGTAGTTGTCGATAGAGAACAGCCACGCTTTTACTTCATCGGTTTTTGACCAGCCGAGTTCGTTGGACTTATCTTTGTTACCGCCGATATCAATCCCTGCGCGCCAGATCGGCATAACCATATCGTCCCGGCCTTCAATCGGGTAGC is a window of Maridesulfovibrio sp. DNA encoding:
- a CDS encoding Bro-N domain-containing protein gives rise to the protein MSDKIIPFDFGDRVVRVVTDQEGLYWFVAKDVCAALEISNHKDAVSRLDDDERDGVGITDPIGRRQEVLAVSESGLYSLIFKSRKPEAKKFRRWVTSEVLPTLRERGCYALGDDDPESEESASTPSLPYELDKLPRLRPNQRSVALQSAVQVARMNGGCEDDIHRLFFEYCHLLSDVRPGSGLQIQGGDQSMILFREWVERFLKPSAKKFSLSERMVIQATPLYQLYCQWVREQECEPVTIQMWGRWMKFEVNFRHEKRAKGWYFVEWLGDDGPKTIPFSDINIA
- a CDS encoding SWIM zinc finger family protein codes for the protein MEWLLIVLAAGLYWLFKNFKMNSGPVLPDDAVAVVSRSSGETYHVSLGQLSCTCPDWQKRRQQFPQDDPRRLCKHLVQYCIGQDRLPKYLSLYQEALEWFYKKGWKIPADKKIVKLDSPHGEIAYFKDREDDIWYSVCFQGKRYGWEKSGNVWTHGTPIEVQDIVFRSVHGIPDDLPVDAISTVEETQLDDPMKWIIAGQVEGEKISAEVSLRANTVNSKIKFNGDSFNFHSENREVSKRKYIHLMPALSKWIRDEKEKLRDELKKKK
- a CDS encoding helix-turn-helix transcriptional regulator: MTGSDLKKIRKKTGLNQTKFAEELAINGIDQTRISKMESEKMEIPESLCAELQLRGWALDPTDGPEWMVQHGEEGIFFVFHLHPERFSVRVMDKPGEGCFTDPESGVTVGEFDWPDEKPDRIRVAELSARACAVWEVYAAAEDGVD
- a CDS encoding transcriptional regulator, with the translated sequence MSTHDKVRMAMALARKGVEWDSEKKRADCPLCGERARVVTTKKQDRARVRYHACTNDSCLICALKEQMKSVEVVEG